In Mytilus edulis chromosome 7, xbMytEdul2.2, whole genome shotgun sequence, a single genomic region encodes these proteins:
- the LOC139529640 gene encoding probable endochitinase yields MEGGTLYEAVALGAEPTSPPIAKKSIACFVPSTCTSASSTFCNMTDIIPRGCQVTTTESPTTTTEQTTTVTESTTTKEQTKPTKAHCRRKKHPHTK; encoded by the exons ATGGAAGGTGGTACTCTTTACGAAGCTGTAG CATTAGGAGCAGAACCAACAT CACCTCCCATTGCAAAAAAGTCCATTGCTTGTTTTGTACCATCAACATGCACCTCTGCATCTAGTACTTTCTGTAATATGACTGATATCATACCACGAGGATGTCAAGTGACAACGACTGAAAGCCCGACTACCACAACAGAACAAACAACAACCGTAACTGAGTCAACAACTACTAAAGAACAAACGAAACCTACGAAAGCTCACTGTAGGAGGAAAAAACACCCACATACCAAATGA